In Campylobacter sp. MIT 12-8780, the DNA window ATGAACCTTATATAGGGCTTTCAAAGCTTGCTTTAAAAGAATATCAGCTTGTGATACTTGATCTTACTCTGCCCGGACTTGATGGACTTGAAGTGTGTGAAGAAATTCGCAAAAAATACGATACACCTATCATTATTTCAAGCGCAAGGCATGATCTTAGCGATAAAGTTAATGCGCTTGAGTTGGGGGCTGATGATTATCTTCCAAAGCCTTACAATCCAAAAGAGCTTCAAGCCCGCATAAAAAGCCATTTGCGTCGTATGAGCACGACTAAAAAGGCTATGGCTGAGAGTGTAAAAGACTTGGTATATGATCAATACAAACATATCATCACGATGAAAAGCAAGGAAATTCAGCTTACAAATGCTGAGTTTGATATTTTAAGTTATTTAATCAAAAAAGAAGGCGGGGTAGTGAGTAGAGAAGAGCTTGTGTATAATTGCTCAAGCATAAGTGAGGACAGCTCAAACAAAAGTATCGATGTTATCATCAGCCGAATTCGTCAAAAAATGGGCGATGATCCAAAAACTCCAAAGTATATCCACTCTATCAGAGGCATAGGCTATAAGCTTACTCAATGAATCGCTCGTCTATTTTTTATACCATTACTTTAATCTTTATCTTAGCTATAGTAAGCGTTATACTCGCTTTTTTATGGCTCATAGAATACGATCAGCAAAACTACACTAAGGTTTTAAACGACAAATACACTCTTGTTGCAAATGCTAGGCTTTTGTATTTTAATGGCGTGATGAGCGAGGAGGAGTTTTATGAGCAAACTAAGCATTATAAAATGACTCAGGTTATGAAGCCAAGCGAGATTAGAAAGGTTATTTTTAGGGGCGATGTTTTAGCAAGAGCGCAAACTACGACTGGACTGATTGAGATTATCTCGTATGAAAAAGAGATTTTTTTAAAGATTATCCACGAGGGGAAATTATATCTTTATAATGATCAAGATTATGAAGGGTATCGTTACTTTAAATTTAAAGCCCTTGCTTTTGGTGTGATTTTAGTGCTTGTTTTGCTTTATGTTTTTGTGATTAAAAAGCTTAGACCGCTCACTTCACTTAAAAAGCAAATCGATAAATTCGCCCAAAACAAACTTGATGAGATTAAAGATGTCAGCAGTGGAAATGATGAAATTTCCCAAGTTGCACAAGCCTTTTTTCAAGCAATCACTCAAATTCAAAAGATGAATCAATCAAGGCAGTTTTTTATCCGCAATATCATGCATGAGCTTAAAACGCCTATTACTAAAGGCTTAATCACCCTTGAAATGCTTGAGGATAATAAATACAAAGAACGATTAAGGGGGATTTTTGATCGTCTTGAAATTCTTATCAATGAATTTGCTGCTATTGAGCAAATCACTTCAGGAGCAGCTTTTATCAACCGCAAAAAGTATAATATCTTAGATATTTTAGATGAAGCAAAAGAAATTGCAATGAATGATGATAAAAAAATTCGCATTCATCTTGAACAAAGTTTTTTTGTGAGCGTGGATTTTAAGCTTTTTACAACAGCGATTAAAAATATGATTGACAATGGTGTTAAGCACTCAAGTAACGAATTTATCGAGCTTGAGATATGCAAGCAATACCTTTGCTTTAAAAATCAAGGCAAAGCCCTTGAAAAACCTCTTGAATACTACACTCAAGCCTTCACTCAAGGGGCGAAGCAAAAAGATAGCTTTGGGCTAGGGCTTTACATAGTTGATACCATTTTAAAAGCCCATAATATGAAGCTTGAGTATGAATTTAAAGATGGCTTTAATTTGTTTTATTTTAAAGAGCTTGAGCATATCATCGTCAAAGAATAAATCAGCTCAAATAACGTTTATAAAACCAATGCCAATAAAAACTTGCAAAGATAAAAAATCCCCCAAGTAAAGCAGTAATAAGCATCAAAGAAAAACTAAGCTCAAAAAGTAAGCCACTTAAAAGCGAAATAAACACGCTAAAACTCAAATAAGTCATATCAGTATAAGCAATCACGCGTCCAAAATACTCTTTATCACAATGCTCTTGTATAAGCGTATAAGTAAAAGACCAAATCGATGAGGTGCAAAAACCAGCCGCAAGCAAACCTATAAAGGAAAGATAAAAATCAAACTGCGTAAAACTCCACAGCAAAATTCCACTTCCTTGCCCGAAAAAGAGGTATTTAAGCGTGCGTTTGTTTGTAAAAGAGCTTAAGATGATAGGAGCGATGATTAAAGAGCATGCTCGAACAGAGTTTAAAAAGCCTATGACAAGAGCAACTGATAAAATTTCTTTATATTCATGCTTAGCAAGCAAGGTTACTAAGGTTTCATACGCTGTAAGTCCTATAAAAGCATGTAATAAGATAAGATGAAAGATGAGTTTGTTTTTAAAGATATACACAAAGCCATCTTTAATCATACTGATGAATTTTTGTGCTTTTGCAGGCTGAAATTGTGGGATTTTTAAAAGAAGCAAAAGCGATATGCCAAAGGCTAAAAGTAAGCAGTCAAACAAAAATGCACTATACACGCCAAAAGCACTGATAAAAAAGCCAGCCAAAGCCATACCTAAAGTGTATGAAACCGCCCAATTAATGCTGTGAATTTCATTGACAAGTTTAAGCTCTTTTGGCTCTAAAAGCTTTGCCATAAGACTCATTTCAGCTTGAAAATAAAGCGTTGCGACACAAAGCCTGATAAAGATTAAAATAAACAAAAGCCAAAGCATACTCAAGTTTGTTACAAAAATCAGCATAAAGATGGAAACAAGCTCAAGGCTCGCACTTAAAAGCAAAAGCGTTTTAGGCTTGCTCTTTTCAACAATCACGCCACTAATAGGTGCAAGTAAAATTCCGGGCAAAAAAGCTAGCATAGCACTTATAGAAACTGCCCAAGTAGGAGCGTTTAGATCAACTAAAAGAGTAAAAACGCCAGTTTGTGAAAACCATGCTCCAAAATACACGATAAATTGCACGAAAGCTAAAATACGAACATTTTTGTTGTTTTTAAGCAAAATGATATAATTCATAAGTAAAATTGTAGCATATTTCAAATTTAAAATGCTATAATACAGCCTTTAAAACACAAAAAAGGAAATTTGTGAAAACGATGAATGCAAAAGATATGAATTTTAGCAAAAGACTCAGCCAAAAAGAAGCTTTATATCTGCTTCAAAATGCTGATTTATACGAGCTTGGTGAGCTAGCGTATCAAAAAAAACTTGAGCTTCACCCAGAAAAAATCACTACTTTTGTGGTGGATAGGAACATCAACTATACCAATGTTTGCTGTATAGATTGTGATTTTTGTGCTTTTTTTAGGCATGCTAAAGATAGTGATGCTTATGTGCTAAGCTTTGATGAGATAGGACAAAAGATAGAAGAACTTTTAGCCATAGGTGGCACGCAAATTCTTTTTCAAGGCGGAGTGCATCCTAAGCTTAAGATTGAGTGGTATGAAGAGCTTGTGGAGTTTATCGCTAAAAAATACCCAAGCATTACCGTGCATGGTTTTTCGGCTGTTGAGATCGCCTATATCGCCAAAATTTCAAAAATTTCTATCAAAGAGGTTTTGCAAAGACTGCAAGCAAAGGGACTTTTTAGCATACCCGGAGCTGGAGCTGAGGTTTTAAGTGATAGGGTAAGAGATGAGATCGCTCCTCATAAATGTGATACTCAAACTTGGCTTGAAGTGCATAGGCAAGCACACAAGATAGGTATGAAAAGCACAGCTACGATGATGTTTGGCACTATAGAAAGTGATGAAGAGCTTATCGAGCATTTTGAGCATTTGCGAAATTTACAAGATGAAACAGGAGGCTTTAGGGCTTTTATTTTATGGAGTTTTCAAAGCGAAAATACTAAGCTAAAACTCAAGCACCCAGAGATTATGAAACAAAGCTCAAACAAATACTTGCGTTTGCTTGCTCTTGCAAGGTTATATCTTGATAATTTTAAAAACCTACAAAGCTCATGGGTAACGCAAGGCTCTTTGATAGGACAGCTTGCCTTAAAATTTGGAGCCAATGATCTAGGCTCAACCATGATGGAAGAAAATGTCGTCTCAGCAGCTGGAGCAAGCTATAAGATGAATCAAGATGAGATGATAAGGCTCATTGAAAGTTTGGGCGAAAAACCAGCTAAAAGAAACACAGCTTATGAAATTTTACAAAGGTATTATTAAATTTATTTTTTAAAGCAAACAAAGTTAAGCTAGGGCTTTGTTTGCTTATTTTTTGGTTTGATAAGGCTTTTTTAATACCTATATCCCACCTCTACCCAAAACTGCCGTCCTGTTTCATAAGTCTTTTTTATAGTTCTTGTGGCTGTTTTTCCTGTGGTAGTAATGCGTCTATTTAAAACATTTAAAATATCTATATTTGTATAAAAAATATTGCCTTTGCTTATATCTATATCAAAGCCAACTCGCATATCCCATGAAAAATTTCCAGCTATTCGTTCATTTTCATATACATAAACTCTTCTATTTAGCCCATCTATATTTTGCATTCTTTCGCTTGTATTTACAAGGGCTTGATATGCTCCTCTATATCGAAAGAAGTTATTTAAAAGCCAAGTTGTCCTGCCTTTTTTAAGCTGATGAGTGCTTGTAAGTCTTAAGGTGTAAGGGCGAGTGAAATTTGAGCTAGGTAAGTCTTTAAGCTTGATAATACTGCCTTGATATTCTGCATATTCACGATCAATTGGATCAAATTCATCATTAAAGTCATTATAAGAACGTTTGGTTTGAGTATAATCAAAGGCAAATAAAAAATAATTATCAATAAAACCTAACGCAAAAGGATTAGAATTTTGCACGCTTAAAGTGATGATATCACTATCTGATCGCCCTGTATTATCATAAGTATAAACACTACTGCAAGCATTGCTCGTAGGATCGATGATGCAATTTCTTTGAATTTGATCGCGTCCAAAGCGGTGTATGTATTTGCCTACAAGATCAAAATGATAAAATTCTTGAGTAAGACTTACGCTTAGTTCATCATCGTAAGGAATTTTGAGTTTTTTAAAGCTTGTGTTGTTTGGCACAGCATTTACTAAAGTGCTTTCATCGAAGTTTTGGTTAGGATCCATTCTAACATAATTTTCTTCTAAAGCACTTTTACCATCAGCCAAGCGATAAGCAAAGAGATTGCGTCCATAATAACGATTTGCCCCAAAGATGAAATTTGTATTAAGTCTATCATCTCGCCCCCAAGGTGCTATATATTTAAAGCTAAATCTTGGAGCAATAGGAGCTTTTTGCATATAGGTATCATAATCCATTCTTAAACCTAAGCGAGTGTTAATATCGCCTTTGTTATCAAGATCAAATTTAAGCTCATCTTCTATAAAAAAAGCTAAATTTGTGCTATCTAAAGAAATTTTGCCTTTTTTGTATTTATTCATAACGCCAAGGAATTGTCCGTAATTGTCTCCTGTTGGATTATTTAGGTTGTTGCTTGGATCGACTGGAGCTGAAGAGCAGTATTCATCTTGACACACATAGTTTTGATCTTCTATACCAAAAGGACTTAAAACATCGCTAGATTCGCTAAGTCTTTTAAAATGAGCCTTGGTGTAACCAAGTTCAAACCCAGCATTAAAAATATTTTCAAAGTTGTCATTATAATAAGGCTCAAAGCTTTGATTGAGTTTTAGCTCAATATCGCTTTGTATATTATCCTCATCGCCAAAACTTCCTTCGTATTGAAAATCATTAGGATCGCCCCAATTTTTATCAGCTGAATAAATCCATGTTTTGGTGCCTTTTGCATCGCTTCGACGCGATTCTTCAAGATAAGAAAAGCTTGTTTGAGCTGTGAGAAAACCAAATTTATTGTTTATATAGGCTTTTGCACCAAGATTATGCCCTCCGCTTTTTATGGTTGTCCCAGAATTAACATAATCAGCATTATAATACTTGTTGTATTGAGGCATAAAAGCATAGCTTGTCTCAAGCGCCACATCATCACTTGCTTGATAGTCAGCTTTGATAAAGAAATTATAACTTTGCCTTTTTTCTTTTCTATCAACTGAAACTAAATTTGAGGGTGTATTTTGATCTTGCACGAATTC includes these proteins:
- a CDS encoding dehypoxanthine futalosine cyclase, which gives rise to MNFSKRLSQKEALYLLQNADLYELGELAYQKKLELHPEKITTFVVDRNINYTNVCCIDCDFCAFFRHAKDSDAYVLSFDEIGQKIEELLAIGGTQILFQGGVHPKLKIEWYEELVEFIAKKYPSITVHGFSAVEIAYIAKISKISIKEVLQRLQAKGLFSIPGAGAEVLSDRVRDEIAPHKCDTQTWLEVHRQAHKIGMKSTATMMFGTIESDEELIEHFEHLRNLQDETGGFRAFILWSFQSENTKLKLKHPEIMKQSSNKYLRLLALARLYLDNFKNLQSSWVTQGSLIGQLALKFGANDLGSTMMEENVVSAAGASYKMNQDEMIRLIESLGEKPAKRNTAYEILQRYY
- a CDS encoding ArsS family sensor histidine kinase, with the protein product MNRSSIFYTITLIFILAIVSVILAFLWLIEYDQQNYTKVLNDKYTLVANARLLYFNGVMSEEEFYEQTKHYKMTQVMKPSEIRKVIFRGDVLARAQTTTGLIEIISYEKEIFLKIIHEGKLYLYNDQDYEGYRYFKFKALAFGVILVLVLLYVFVIKKLRPLTSLKKQIDKFAQNKLDEIKDVSSGNDEISQVAQAFFQAITQIQKMNQSRQFFIRNIMHELKTPITKGLITLEMLEDNKYKERLRGIFDRLEILINEFAAIEQITSGAAFINRKKYNILDILDEAKEIAMNDDKKIRIHLEQSFFVSVDFKLFTTAIKNMIDNGVKHSSNEFIELEICKQYLCFKNQGKALEKPLEYYTQAFTQGAKQKDSFGLGLYIVDTILKAHNMKLEYEFKDGFNLFYFKELEHIIVKE
- a CDS encoding response regulator transcription factor, with protein sequence MVNILMIEDDLELAEIIAEYLEKFDMKVDIAHEPYIGLSKLALKEYQLVILDLTLPGLDGLEVCEEIRKKYDTPIIISSARHDLSDKVNALELGADDYLPKPYNPKELQARIKSHLRRMSTTKKAMAESVKDLVYDQYKHIITMKSKEIQLTNAEFDILSYLIKKEGGVVSREELVYNCSSISEDSSNKSIDVIISRIRQKMGDDPKTPKYIHSIRGIGYKLTQ
- a CDS encoding TonB-dependent receptor gives rise to the protein MQFDNNQLNSNTPGEIDPANISISGGLYYQNSFLLDGMSMNNDLSGGVNKPGMNEDYTPGEQREFSGRSQGLNIDSFLLENISVQDSNIGASYGGFTGGVVEATTKKARKEFGANFAYQISQGNASPGAFSLTQYHIYGNEEEFLNSSSGSNQPKFIKHSFRSSLESRINDKLGIIASFTTTQSFIPVKEFVQDQNTPSNLVSVDRKEKRQSYNFFIKADYQASDDVALETSYAFMPQYNKYYNADYVNSGTTIKSGGHNLGAKAYINNKFGFLTAQTSFSYLEESRRSDAKGTKTWIYSADKNWGDPNDFQYEGSFGDEDNIQSDIELKLNQSFEPYYNDNFENIFNAGFELGYTKAHFKRLSESSDVLSPFGIEDQNYVCQDEYCSSAPVDPSNNLNNPTGDNYGQFLGVMNKYKKGKISLDSTNLAFFIEDELKFDLDNKGDINTRLGLRMDYDTYMQKAPIAPRFSFKYIAPWGRDDRLNTNFIFGANRYYGRNLFAYRLADGKSALEENYVRMDPNQNFDESTLVNAVPNNTSFKKLKIPYDDELSVSLTQEFYHFDLVGKYIHRFGRDQIQRNCIIDPTSNACSSVYTYDNTGRSDSDIITLSVQNSNPFALGFIDNYFLFAFDYTQTKRSYNDFNDEFDPIDREYAEYQGSIIKLKDLPSSNFTRPYTLRLTSTHQLKKGRTTWLLNNFFRYRGAYQALVNTSERMQNIDGLNRRVYVYENERIAGNFSWDMRVGFDIDISKGNIFYTNIDILNVLNRRITTTGKTATRTIKKTYETGRQFWVEVGYRY
- a CDS encoding MFS transporter, which encodes MNYIILLKNNKNVRILAFVQFIVYFGAWFSQTGVFTLLVDLNAPTWAVSISAMLAFLPGILLAPISGVIVEKSKPKTLLLLSASLELVSIFMLIFVTNLSMLWLLFILIFIRLCVATLYFQAEMSLMAKLLEPKELKLVNEIHSINWAVSYTLGMALAGFFISAFGVYSAFLFDCLLLAFGISLLLLLKIPQFQPAKAQKFISMIKDGFVYIFKNKLIFHLILLHAFIGLTAYETLVTLLAKHEYKEILSVALVIGFLNSVRACSLIIAPIILSSFTNKRTLKYLFFGQGSGILLWSFTQFDFYLSFIGLLAAGFCTSSIWSFTYTLIQEHCDKEYFGRVIAYTDMTYLSFSVFISLLSGLLFELSFSLMLITALLGGFFIFASFYWHWFYKRYLS